The genomic interval CCTCGGCGAGGTTCTTGACCTCCTCGGCGACGACCGCGAAGCCGTCGCCCGCCTCGCCCGCGCGGGCGGCCTCGATGGAGGCGTTCAGCGCGAGCAGGTTGGTCTGGTCGGCCACGTCGTTTATCATCTCGACCGCGTCGCCGATCTCGTCGACCGCGTCCTGTAGCGCCTGGGCGTCCTCGACGATGCTCTCGCGGGCCTCGTCGGTGTCTCTGGTCGCCTCGATGGCGCGCTCACCGAGTTCCTGGCCCTCCTCGGCGAGCCGCTGGGCCTTCTGGCTCTGCTGGCCGACCTCCTCGGCGCTCGCGGCGATCTCCTCGACGGTCGCGCTCTGCTTGGACACCTCGCTGGCGATCTGGTCCATCTGGTCGGACTGATCGTCGGTGAGCTGGCTGATCTCCTGGGAGCTGCGGGTGACCTCGCCCGCCGAGTCGTTGAGGTCGGCGACGTTCGCCTGGGCCTGCTCGCGGATCGCTTCGACCATCTCCAGTCGCTTCTCCAGTTCGTCGCGCTCCTCGCGGAGTTCCTCGTTCTCGGCCTGCAAGTCCTCGGTCTCGGCCTGCAAGTCCTCGGTCTCGGCCTCCGGTTCCGCGGTCTTGGCCTCCGGTTCCGCGGCCTCGTCTCCGAGGTCGGCGTCTCCGGCGTCCCCCGCGCCGAAATCGTAGGCGTCGAGGCCCGCGCCCGCGTCGAGCGCGAACAGGCGCGCGAGCGACGCCACCTGCTCGAACCGCTCGGAGACGTGGGCGTTGACCTGCTCGACGAGCACTGCGAACTCGTCGCCGTCCCGACGGTCGTCGGGGTCGGCGACCTCCTCGCTCTCGAACTCGCCCGCGAGGTCGTCGGCCGCGTCGGCGTCCTCCCGAGCGTCGGCAGAAGCCGTGCTGGGCGCGAGGTTCCGAATCGCCCGCTCGACGTCGTCCTGTAGCGCCTCGGTCAGCGCCGGGAGCGCCGCCTCGAACCACCGGGCGTGTCCGCAGAGGTACGCCGACGGCGCGAGTCCGAGCTGGTCGTGGGCCGCAGCGAACCGCGCGCGCTCGGCGAAGTACTCCGCGTCGTACGTCTCCGCCCCGGCGTCCGACAGCGACGCGCCGAGGTCGGCCAGCGCCGCGACGTGCTCGTCGTCGAGGCCCTCTCGGGTAGCGTACGCCTCTCGGAGTCGCTCGGCGACCGACTCGCTCCGACCGTCCAGTAGCGACCCGACCGCGGCCACGTTCTCGGCGTCGGTGTCGCCGAACCCGACCAGCGCTTTGCGCTCGCCGAGGTCGGCCGGAGATAGCGCCCCTCCGTAGTCATCCTCCCCAATAATTC from Halorussus salilacus carries:
- a CDS encoding methyl-accepting chemotaxis protein, which translates into the protein MVSKVGIIGEDDYGGALSPADLGERKALVGFGDTDAENVAAVGSLLDGRSESVAERLREAYATREGLDDEHVAALADLGASLSDAGAETYDAEYFAERARFAAAHDQLGLAPSAYLCGHARWFEAALPALTEALQDDVERAIRNLAPSTASADAREDADAADDLAGEFESEEVADPDDRRDGDEFAVLVEQVNAHVSERFEQVASLARLFALDAGAGLDAYDFGAGDAGDADLGDEAAEPEAKTAEPEAETEDLQAETEDLQAENEELREERDELEKRLEMVEAIREQAQANVADLNDSAGEVTRSSQEISQLTDDQSDQMDQIASEVSKQSATVEEIAASAEEVGQQSQKAQRLAEEGQELGERAIEATRDTDEARESIVEDAQALQDAVDEIGDAVEMINDVADQTNLLALNASIEAARAGEAGDGFAVVAEEVKNLAEESQTRASEIEGMVERIEDRAQSTLDSLGESERSIADTVESVEKTGEKLELIVDAATETATGMGEITDATDEQAASTEEIASMIDDAAEKANRVSEEVDTIAAATEEQAMMVSELDEVVSKL